One window of the Triticum dicoccoides isolate Atlit2015 ecotype Zavitan chromosome 3B, WEW_v2.0, whole genome shotgun sequence genome contains the following:
- the LOC119275050 gene encoding monothiol glutaredoxin-S2-like, whose amino-acid sequence MQAVAGIRRGLTIDPAGEEEAPAQRFGRLVRESPVVIFARRGCYMAHVMKSLLAAVGAHATVIELEGPAEERAAVEAGGHAAVPALFVGGAPVGGLEGLMGLHLSGLLVPRLREVGALRA is encoded by the coding sequence ATGCAGGCGGTGGCGGGCATCCGGCGGGGGCTGACCATAGACccggcaggggaggaggaggcgccggcgCAGCGGTTCGGGCGGCTGGTCAGGGAGAGCCCCGTGGTCATCTTCGCGCGCCGCGGCTGCTACATGGCGCACGTGATGAAGAGCCTCCTCGCGGCCGTCGGCGCGCACGCCACCGTCATCGAGCTGGAGGGCCCCGCCGAGGAGCGCGCGGCGGTGGAGGCCGGCGGCCACGCGGCCGTGCCGGCGCTCTTCGTCGGGGGCGCTCCGGTGGGCGGCCTGGAGGGCCTCATGGGGCTCCACCTCAGCGGCCTCCTCGTCCCACGCCTCCGAGAGGTCGGAGCCCTCCGCGCCTAG